GCCTTGTTGCGCCTGGGCGTGTTGTATCACCAGATGAAAGAACTGGTTTGAATTGCCAGTTTGGGTGCCGGGCGAGGGTTGGCTGCCGCTGACCTCAACCCAGCCGCACATGCGCTGCCCGATGCAGACGATCTTGCACCGCCAGCCAGGCGGCAGTGTGCGGTGGCAGTTCCAGATAGATGTGTTGATAGCCCTGGCGATCCAGTTGGCGTAAGGCATCGTAAATCTGCCGGGCATAGCCTTCCGGTTCAGCGGCCAGCGTCAGCACGTCAATGCCGCACACGCCATGATCACGCGGACCGCAAGTCACCAGCACGGCTCGCTCGCCGCGTTCAAAGGCCAGATAGGCTTCGTTATCTACCGCAGCAGCCGGGCCGGTAATCAGCGGGGTGCGGGGTGAGTAATGCGAATCCAGCAAGCCGGAGACCCGCACTTTGGCGCTATCGGATTTCTGGTGATGTTCCAGCGTCAGCCCCAACAGTGATTCGATCGCCTCACGCGGTACGCCGCCGGGGCGCAACAGTGTTGGGTGCTCGCTGACCAGCCCGACAATGGTTGATTCCACACCCACTTCGCACGGCCCACCATCCAGCACCAGCGGCAGGGCGTCGCCAAACTCATCGCGCACATGTTGGGCAGTAGTGGGGCTAACGTGACCAAAACGATTGGCCGAAGGTGCTGCCAGTCCGCCACCAAACTGCTTCAGCAACTCATGCGCCAGGGAATGCGACGGCGCGCGCAAACCAACGGTATCCTGGCCACCGGTGACGGCGTCGGGCACATGCGGCTGGCGTTGCAAAATCAGCGTGAGTGGGCCGGGCCAGAAGGCTTCAGCCAGTTTGAATGCGGCGTCCGGGATGTCTTGTGCCCAATCGCTCAGTTGCGCGGCACCGGCGATATGCACAATCACCGGGTGATCGGCTGGGCGGCCTTTCAATTCAAAAATGCTGCGCACGGCCTGCGGGTTGTCCGCATCTGCTGCCAGGCCGTAAACCGTCTCGGTAGGGATGCCAACCAGCCCGCCA
This genomic interval from Silvimonas soli contains the following:
- a CDS encoding L-threonylcarbamoyladenylate synthase, translated to MSVTAAQQTLIDNAIAQLRAGGLVGIPTETVYGLAADADNPQAVRSIFELKGRPADHPVIVHIAGAAQLSDWAQDIPDAAFKLAEAFWPGPLTLILQRQPHVPDAVTGGQDTVGLRAPSHSLAHELLKQFGGGLAAPSANRFGHVSPTTAQHVRDEFGDALPLVLDGGPCEVGVESTIVGLVSEHPTLLRPGGVPREAIESLLGLTLEHHQKSDSAKVRVSGLLDSHYSPRTPLITGPAAAVDNEAYLAFERGERAVLVTCGPRDHGVCGIDVLTLAAEPEGYARQIYDALRQLDRQGYQHIYLELPPHTAAWLAVQDRLHRAAHVRLG